A genomic segment from candidate division WOR-3 bacterium encodes:
- a CDS encoding transposase: MEDKPMPEPYYLHLSKTQYMERWQEFKDFFQDDELDVVQRPMRDTLKKFLQGLMQVEQTAQVGARRHKRSCRRTDQRNGYYKRNLLTAFGMVRELRVPRLRKGGLRTKVFARYQRRWKSVDNYIRSLFLGGASTREVGELLERLWGVRLEASAVSEIVRVLDEEVKKFH, from the coding sequence ATGGAGGATAAACCCATGCCCGAACCCTACTATCTGCACCTGTCGAAGACACAATATATGGAACGCTGGCAGGAGTTCAAGGACTTCTTCCAGGATGATGAGCTCGACGTGGTCCAGCGACCGATGCGCGATACGTTGAAGAAATTCCTGCAGGGTCTCATGCAGGTTGAACAGACGGCGCAGGTCGGTGCCAGAAGGCATAAGCGGTCCTGCCGTCGGACCGACCAGCGTAACGGGTACTACAAGCGGAATCTGCTGACTGCTTTCGGTATGGTACGGGAGCTACGGGTGCCGCGGCTACGCAAGGGTGGTCTACGGACCAAGGTGTTTGCGCGTTATCAGCGGCGCTGGAAGTCGGTGGACAACTACATCCGGTCGTTGTTTCTGGGTGGTGCGAGCACCCGTGAGGTGGGTGAGCTGTTGGAGCGGCTGTGGGGCGTACGTCTGGAGGCAAGCGCGGTGTCGGAGATAGTCCGGGTGCTGGATGAAGAGGTAAAGAAGTTTCATC